A stretch of Alkalicella caledoniensis DNA encodes these proteins:
- the purE gene encoding 5-(carboxyamino)imidazole ribonucleotide mutase, translated as MNPQVGVIMGSISDWDTMQHACDILEELHIPYEKKVVSAHRTPDLMFQYAETARRRGIKIIIAGAGGAAHLPGMVASKTTLPVIGVPVQSKALNGLDSLLSIVQMPGGVPVATVAIGKAGATNAGLLAAQILSTQFEEIILALEAKRKATHQQVLEMSDQLCQE; from the coding sequence ATGAATCCACAAGTAGGAGTTATCATGGGAAGTATTTCTGACTGGGATACAATGCAGCATGCATGTGACATCCTTGAGGAGCTACACATTCCCTATGAAAAAAAAGTAGTATCAGCTCACCGCACACCTGATCTTATGTTCCAATACGCAGAAACAGCCCGCAGGCGAGGAATCAAAATAATCATCGCTGGTGCCGGAGGCGCAGCCCACCTACCTGGTATGGTGGCATCCAAGACAACCCTGCCAGTAATAGGCGTGCCAGTTCAGTCTAAAGCCCTAAACGGCCTAGACTCCCTCCTATCCATAGTACAAATGCCCGGTGGTGTACCAGTTGCCACAGTTGCCATAGGTAAAGCAGGTGCTACAAACGCAGGTCTCCTTGCAGCACAAATCCTTAGCACCCAATTCGAAGAAATTATCCTAGCCCTAGAAGCAAAAAGGAAAGCAACCCATCAACAAGTACTAGAAATGAGTGACCAGTTATGTCAAGAATAA
- the purK gene encoding 5-(carboxyamino)imidazole ribonucleotide synthase, whose protein sequence is MSRIIPPGSTIGILGGGQLGRMMALSARYMGYNIAVMEPSKNSPCGQIADHEVIATYNDIEGARELAKLSDVLTYEFENISAETAKWIEENANLPQGSDLLLTTQHRGTEKKAIENLGTKVAPYMLIDTVHDLLKGVKNIGIPSVLKTCRGGYDGKGQYLIKSPEDIEIAYESLKGKGQLVLEQWIPFELEVSVIVTRNQVGEVTTFPVGENIHINQILHATIVPARVDEEVIIEAQKIAIELARGLNLVGTLAVEMFVTETGEIYVNELAPRPHNSGHYTIEACETDQFEQHIRAICNLPLGSTQLLKPSIMVNILGEHMHKVLENLDKLSDYHLHLYGKKEAKTGRKMGHLTVIGESIEECMSKANELGIWPELK, encoded by the coding sequence ATGTCAAGAATAATCCCGCCAGGCAGCACAATCGGAATACTGGGAGGAGGCCAACTGGGAAGAATGATGGCACTTTCAGCCCGGTACATGGGCTACAACATAGCAGTGATGGAACCAAGTAAGAATTCACCCTGTGGCCAGATTGCTGACCATGAAGTGATAGCAACATACAATGACATAGAAGGAGCCAGAGAACTGGCTAAGTTAAGTGATGTTCTAACATATGAATTCGAAAACATCAGTGCAGAAACGGCTAAATGGATAGAAGAAAATGCTAACTTACCCCAAGGAAGCGACTTATTACTTACAACACAACACAGAGGCACAGAAAAAAAAGCCATTGAAAATTTGGGCACAAAAGTAGCTCCATATATGCTTATCGATACTGTTCATGACTTACTAAAAGGAGTAAAAAATATAGGCATACCATCAGTACTTAAGACTTGTAGAGGTGGCTATGACGGTAAAGGTCAATACCTGATAAAATCCCCTGAGGACATAGAAATAGCCTATGAATCCTTAAAAGGAAAAGGTCAACTTGTACTAGAACAATGGATACCCTTTGAACTAGAAGTATCAGTAATAGTAACGAGAAACCAAGTGGGAGAAGTTACCACTTTTCCAGTGGGAGAAAACATCCACATAAACCAAATCCTCCATGCAACAATAGTACCAGCAAGGGTGGATGAAGAAGTTATAATAGAAGCACAAAAAATAGCTATAGAATTAGCCCGCGGCCTAAACCTAGTGGGAACCCTAGCTGTAGAAATGTTCGTAACAGAAACAGGGGAAATCTACGTAAACGAACTAGCCCCAAGACCCCATAACTCAGGACATTACACCATAGAAGCATGCGAAACAGATCAATTTGAGCAACACATCCGAGCAATCTGCAACCTACCCCTAGGTAGCACACAACTACTAAAACCATCAATAATGGTAAACATCCTAGGAGAACACATGCATAAAGTGCTAGAAAATCTAGATAAACTATCAGACTACCATCTGCATTTATATGGAAAAAAAGAAGCGAAGACAGGAAGAAAAATGGGGCATCTAACTGTGATAGGAGAAAGT
- a CDS encoding NETI motif-containing protein: MKKDKKQRFQVSDNETIEQCLIRMDKEGYTPIRRIEEPIFQEVIKNGKTEIEVAKQQIIFEGKLKDEHYG, encoded by the coding sequence TTGAAAAAAGACAAAAAACAAAGATTCCAAGTATCAGACAACGAAACTATAGAACAATGCCTTATCCGCATGGATAAAGAAGGATACACACCAATCCGAAGAATAGAAGAACCAATATTCCAAGAGGTCATTAAAAACGGAAAAACCGAAATAGAAGTAGCAAAACAACAAATAATCTTCGAAGGCAAACTAAAAGACGAACATTATGGGTAA